A DNA window from Carassius gibelio isolate Cgi1373 ecotype wild population from Czech Republic chromosome A6, carGib1.2-hapl.c, whole genome shotgun sequence contains the following coding sequences:
- the LOC128015774 gene encoding protein cereblon isoform X2: MLRADCKHTAMAAERGGGDNNANDEMGNQLQLQPENEEEEEDDMETEDRDGEDAEKPSIINFDTSLPTSHAYLGSDMEEFHGRTLHDEDSVQNLPVLPHIALILIPGQTLPLQLFRPQEVSMFRNLISQDRTFAVLAHSPDVSGAEIKAEFGTTAEIYAFREEQEYGIETVKIKAVGRQRFRVHEIRTQADGIRQAKVQILPERILPDPLCALQFLPRLHIHTPQTKQSQATPPQDRCSQIYRQKKIHASMTSWPPWVYALYDSKALMSRVKKQLHEWDENLKDESLPTNPTDFSYRVAACLPIDDALRLQLLKIGSAIQRLRCELDIMDRCTSLCCKQCQDTEITSKNEIFSLSLYGPMAAYVNPHGYVHETLTVYKANNLNLIGRPSTLHSWFPGYAWTIAQCRTCGSHMGWKFSAVKKDLSPPRFWGLTRSALLPTIPQGEEGVEGSRLLCL, translated from the exons ATGTTGAGAGCGGATTGTAAACACACGGCTATGGCTGCTGAGAGGGGCGGAGGCGACAACAACGCTAACGACGAAATGGGGAACCAACTACAACTTCAGCCAG AaaatgaagaggaagaagaggatgatATGGAGACGGAGGATCGAGACGGTGAGGATGCAGAAAAGCCAAGTATTATAAACTTTGACACAAGTCTACCAACTTCACATGCA TATCTGGGCTCAGACATGGAGGAGTTTCATGGCCGTACCCTGCATGATGAGGACAGTGTGCAGAATCTGCCGGTCCTTCCCCACATTGCTCTCATTCTGATCCCAGGTCAGACGCTACCCTTGCAGCTTTTCCGACCACAGGAGGTCAGCATGTTCCGCAACCTCATAAGCCAAGACCGCACGTTTGCAGTGCTTGCACACAG TCCTGATGTGAGTGGCGCGGAGATAAAGGCAGAATTTGGGACGACTGCAGAAATCTATGCCTTTCGTGAGGAACAGGAATACGGCATAGAGACAGTGAAGATCAAAGCTGTTGGACGGCAGCGCTTCAGAGTGCATGAGATACGCACACAAGCAGATGG gattcgtCAGGCAAAAGTACAGATATTACCTGAGAGGATTCTTCCAGACCCTTTATGTGCACTGCAATTCCTGCCCCGCTTGCATATACACACACCACAGACCAAACAGTCACAAGCAACACCACCGCAGGACCGGTGCAGCCAGATTTATAGACAG AAGAAGATCCATGCTAGTATGACCTCGTGGCCTCCCTGGGTGTATGCCTTATATGACTCT AAAGCTCTCATGAGCAGAGTAAAGAAACAACTCCATGAATGGGATGAAAACCTCAAAGATGAGTCCCTGCCTACAAATCCCACAG ATTTCTCATACAGGGTGGCCGCATGTCTACCAATAGATGATGCTCTGAGACTGCAACTACTGAAGATTGGCAGTGCCATCCAGAGACTGCGCTGTGAGTTGGACATCATGGACAGG TGCACCTCTCTCTGCTGTAAACAGTGCCAGGATACAGAGATAACCAGCAAGAATGAGATCTTCAG TCTATCTCTGTATGGGCCAATGGCAGCATATGTGAATCCACATGGTTATGTTCATGAGACGCTTACAGTTTACAAGGCCAACAACCTCAACCTGATTGGACGACCTTCCACACTGCATagttggtttccagg GTATGCGTGGACAATTGCTCAGTGCAGAACCTGTGGCTCTCATATGGGCTGGAAGTTCTCAGCAGTAAAAAAAGATCTGAGTCCACCTCGGTTCTGGGGTTTGACTCGTTCTGCCCTGTTACCGACAATCCCACAGGGAGAGGAGGGTGTCGAGGGGTCACGCTTGTTGTGCCTGTAA
- the LOC128015774 gene encoding protein cereblon isoform X3: protein MLRADCKHTAMAAERGGGDNNANDEMGNQLQLQPENEEEEEDDMETEDRDGEDAEKPSIINFDTSLPTSHAYLGSDMEEFHGRTLHDEDSVQNLPVLPHIALILIPGQTLPLQLFRPQEVSMFRNLISQDRTFAVLAHSPDVSGAEIKAEFGTTAEIYAFREEQEYGIETVKIKAVGRQRFRVHEIRTQADGIRQAKVQILPERILPDPLCALQFLPRLHIHTPQTKQSQATPPQDRCSQIYRQKIHASMTSWPPWVYALYDSKALMSRVKKQLHEWDENLKDESLPTNPTDFSYRVAACLPIDDALRLQLLKIGSAIQRLRCELDIMDRCTSLCCKQCQDTEITSKNEIFSLSLYGPMAAYVNPHGYVHETLTVYKANNLNLIGRPSTLHSWFPGYAWTIAQCRTCGSHMGWKFSAVKKDLSPPRFWGLTRSALLPTIPQGEEGVEGSRLLCL from the exons ATGTTGAGAGCGGATTGTAAACACACGGCTATGGCTGCTGAGAGGGGCGGAGGCGACAACAACGCTAACGACGAAATGGGGAACCAACTACAACTTCAGCCAG AaaatgaagaggaagaagaggatgatATGGAGACGGAGGATCGAGACGGTGAGGATGCAGAAAAGCCAAGTATTATAAACTTTGACACAAGTCTACCAACTTCACATGCA TATCTGGGCTCAGACATGGAGGAGTTTCATGGCCGTACCCTGCATGATGAGGACAGTGTGCAGAATCTGCCGGTCCTTCCCCACATTGCTCTCATTCTGATCCCAGGTCAGACGCTACCCTTGCAGCTTTTCCGACCACAGGAGGTCAGCATGTTCCGCAACCTCATAAGCCAAGACCGCACGTTTGCAGTGCTTGCACACAG TCCTGATGTGAGTGGCGCGGAGATAAAGGCAGAATTTGGGACGACTGCAGAAATCTATGCCTTTCGTGAGGAACAGGAATACGGCATAGAGACAGTGAAGATCAAAGCTGTTGGACGGCAGCGCTTCAGAGTGCATGAGATACGCACACAAGCAGATGG gattcgtCAGGCAAAAGTACAGATATTACCTGAGAGGATTCTTCCAGACCCTTTATGTGCACTGCAATTCCTGCCCCGCTTGCATATACACACACCACAGACCAAACAGTCACAAGCAACACCACCGCAGGACCGGTGCAGCCAGATTTATAGACAG AAGATCCATGCTAGTATGACCTCGTGGCCTCCCTGGGTGTATGCCTTATATGACTCT AAAGCTCTCATGAGCAGAGTAAAGAAACAACTCCATGAATGGGATGAAAACCTCAAAGATGAGTCCCTGCCTACAAATCCCACAG ATTTCTCATACAGGGTGGCCGCATGTCTACCAATAGATGATGCTCTGAGACTGCAACTACTGAAGATTGGCAGTGCCATCCAGAGACTGCGCTGTGAGTTGGACATCATGGACAGG TGCACCTCTCTCTGCTGTAAACAGTGCCAGGATACAGAGATAACCAGCAAGAATGAGATCTTCAG TCTATCTCTGTATGGGCCAATGGCAGCATATGTGAATCCACATGGTTATGTTCATGAGACGCTTACAGTTTACAAGGCCAACAACCTCAACCTGATTGGACGACCTTCCACACTGCATagttggtttccagg GTATGCGTGGACAATTGCTCAGTGCAGAACCTGTGGCTCTCATATGGGCTGGAAGTTCTCAGCAGTAAAAAAAGATCTGAGTCCACCTCGGTTCTGGGGTTTGACTCGTTCTGCCCTGTTACCGACAATCCCACAGGGAGAGGAGGGTGTCGAGGGGTCACGCTTGTTGTGCCTGTAA
- the LOC128015774 gene encoding protein cereblon isoform X4 — protein sequence MLRADCKHTAMAAERGGGDNNANDEMGNQLQLQPENEEEEEDDMETEDRDGQTLPLQLFRPQEVSMFRNLISQDRTFAVLAHSPDVSGAEIKAEFGTTAEIYAFREEQEYGIETVKIKAVGRQRFRVHEIRTQADGIRQAKVQILPERILPDPLCALQFLPRLHIHTPQTKQSQATPPQDRCSQIYRQVTDKKIHASMTSWPPWVYALYDSKALMSRVKKQLHEWDENLKDESLPTNPTDFSYRVAACLPIDDALRLQLLKIGSAIQRLRCELDIMDRCTSLCCKQCQDTEITSKNEIFSLSLYGPMAAYVNPHGYVHETLTVYKANNLNLIGRPSTLHSWFPGYAWTIAQCRTCGSHMGWKFSAVKKDLSPPRFWGLTRSALLPTIPQGEEGVEGSRLLCL from the exons ATGTTGAGAGCGGATTGTAAACACACGGCTATGGCTGCTGAGAGGGGCGGAGGCGACAACAACGCTAACGACGAAATGGGGAACCAACTACAACTTCAGCCAG AaaatgaagaggaagaagaggatgatATGGAGACGGAGGATCGAGACG GTCAGACGCTACCCTTGCAGCTTTTCCGACCACAGGAGGTCAGCATGTTCCGCAACCTCATAAGCCAAGACCGCACGTTTGCAGTGCTTGCACACAG TCCTGATGTGAGTGGCGCGGAGATAAAGGCAGAATTTGGGACGACTGCAGAAATCTATGCCTTTCGTGAGGAACAGGAATACGGCATAGAGACAGTGAAGATCAAAGCTGTTGGACGGCAGCGCTTCAGAGTGCATGAGATACGCACACAAGCAGATGG gattcgtCAGGCAAAAGTACAGATATTACCTGAGAGGATTCTTCCAGACCCTTTATGTGCACTGCAATTCCTGCCCCGCTTGCATATACACACACCACAGACCAAACAGTCACAAGCAACACCACCGCAGGACCGGTGCAGCCAGATTTATAGACAGGTGACTGAT AAGAAGATCCATGCTAGTATGACCTCGTGGCCTCCCTGGGTGTATGCCTTATATGACTCT AAAGCTCTCATGAGCAGAGTAAAGAAACAACTCCATGAATGGGATGAAAACCTCAAAGATGAGTCCCTGCCTACAAATCCCACAG ATTTCTCATACAGGGTGGCCGCATGTCTACCAATAGATGATGCTCTGAGACTGCAACTACTGAAGATTGGCAGTGCCATCCAGAGACTGCGCTGTGAGTTGGACATCATGGACAGG TGCACCTCTCTCTGCTGTAAACAGTGCCAGGATACAGAGATAACCAGCAAGAATGAGATCTTCAG TCTATCTCTGTATGGGCCAATGGCAGCATATGTGAATCCACATGGTTATGTTCATGAGACGCTTACAGTTTACAAGGCCAACAACCTCAACCTGATTGGACGACCTTCCACACTGCATagttggtttccagg GTATGCGTGGACAATTGCTCAGTGCAGAACCTGTGGCTCTCATATGGGCTGGAAGTTCTCAGCAGTAAAAAAAGATCTGAGTCCACCTCGGTTCTGGGGTTTGACTCGTTCTGCCCTGTTACCGACAATCCCACAGGGAGAGGAGGGTGTCGAGGGGTCACGCTTGTTGTGCCTGTAA
- the LOC128015774 gene encoding protein cereblon isoform X1 has translation MLRADCKHTAMAAERGGGDNNANDEMGNQLQLQPENEEEEEDDMETEDRDGEDAEKPSIINFDTSLPTSHAYLGSDMEEFHGRTLHDEDSVQNLPVLPHIALILIPGQTLPLQLFRPQEVSMFRNLISQDRTFAVLAHSPDVSGAEIKAEFGTTAEIYAFREEQEYGIETVKIKAVGRQRFRVHEIRTQADGIRQAKVQILPERILPDPLCALQFLPRLHIHTPQTKQSQATPPQDRCSQIYRQVTDKKIHASMTSWPPWVYALYDSKALMSRVKKQLHEWDENLKDESLPTNPTDFSYRVAACLPIDDALRLQLLKIGSAIQRLRCELDIMDRCTSLCCKQCQDTEITSKNEIFSLSLYGPMAAYVNPHGYVHETLTVYKANNLNLIGRPSTLHSWFPGYAWTIAQCRTCGSHMGWKFSAVKKDLSPPRFWGLTRSALLPTIPQGEEGVEGSRLLCL, from the exons ATGTTGAGAGCGGATTGTAAACACACGGCTATGGCTGCTGAGAGGGGCGGAGGCGACAACAACGCTAACGACGAAATGGGGAACCAACTACAACTTCAGCCAG AaaatgaagaggaagaagaggatgatATGGAGACGGAGGATCGAGACGGTGAGGATGCAGAAAAGCCAAGTATTATAAACTTTGACACAAGTCTACCAACTTCACATGCA TATCTGGGCTCAGACATGGAGGAGTTTCATGGCCGTACCCTGCATGATGAGGACAGTGTGCAGAATCTGCCGGTCCTTCCCCACATTGCTCTCATTCTGATCCCAGGTCAGACGCTACCCTTGCAGCTTTTCCGACCACAGGAGGTCAGCATGTTCCGCAACCTCATAAGCCAAGACCGCACGTTTGCAGTGCTTGCACACAG TCCTGATGTGAGTGGCGCGGAGATAAAGGCAGAATTTGGGACGACTGCAGAAATCTATGCCTTTCGTGAGGAACAGGAATACGGCATAGAGACAGTGAAGATCAAAGCTGTTGGACGGCAGCGCTTCAGAGTGCATGAGATACGCACACAAGCAGATGG gattcgtCAGGCAAAAGTACAGATATTACCTGAGAGGATTCTTCCAGACCCTTTATGTGCACTGCAATTCCTGCCCCGCTTGCATATACACACACCACAGACCAAACAGTCACAAGCAACACCACCGCAGGACCGGTGCAGCCAGATTTATAGACAGGTGACTGAT AAGAAGATCCATGCTAGTATGACCTCGTGGCCTCCCTGGGTGTATGCCTTATATGACTCT AAAGCTCTCATGAGCAGAGTAAAGAAACAACTCCATGAATGGGATGAAAACCTCAAAGATGAGTCCCTGCCTACAAATCCCACAG ATTTCTCATACAGGGTGGCCGCATGTCTACCAATAGATGATGCTCTGAGACTGCAACTACTGAAGATTGGCAGTGCCATCCAGAGACTGCGCTGTGAGTTGGACATCATGGACAGG TGCACCTCTCTCTGCTGTAAACAGTGCCAGGATACAGAGATAACCAGCAAGAATGAGATCTTCAG TCTATCTCTGTATGGGCCAATGGCAGCATATGTGAATCCACATGGTTATGTTCATGAGACGCTTACAGTTTACAAGGCCAACAACCTCAACCTGATTGGACGACCTTCCACACTGCATagttggtttccagg GTATGCGTGGACAATTGCTCAGTGCAGAACCTGTGGCTCTCATATGGGCTGGAAGTTCTCAGCAGTAAAAAAAGATCTGAGTCCACCTCGGTTCTGGGGTTTGACTCGTTCTGCCCTGTTACCGACAATCCCACAGGGAGAGGAGGGTGTCGAGGGGTCACGCTTGTTGTGCCTGTAA
- the LOC128015774 gene encoding protein cereblon isoform X5, which yields MLRADCKHTAMAAERGGGDNNANDEMGNQLQLQPENEEEEEDDMETEDRDGEDAEKPSIINFDTSLPTSHAYLGSDMEEFHGRTLHDEDSVQNLPVLPHIALILIPGQTLPLQLFRPQEVSMFRNLISQDRTFAVLAHSPDVSGAEIKAEFGTTAEIYAFREEQEYGIETVKIKAVGRQRFRVHEIRTQADGIRQAKVQILPERILPDPLCALQFLPRLHIHTPQTKQSQATPPQDRCSQIYRQVTDKKIHASMTSWPPWVYALYDSKALMSRVKKQLHEWDENLKDESLPTNPTDFSYRVAACLPIDDALRLQLLKIGSAIQRLRCELDIMDRCTSLCCKQCQDTEITSKNEIFSLSLYGPMAAYVNPHGYVHETLTVYKANNLNLIGRPSTLHSWFPG from the exons ATGTTGAGAGCGGATTGTAAACACACGGCTATGGCTGCTGAGAGGGGCGGAGGCGACAACAACGCTAACGACGAAATGGGGAACCAACTACAACTTCAGCCAG AaaatgaagaggaagaagaggatgatATGGAGACGGAGGATCGAGACGGTGAGGATGCAGAAAAGCCAAGTATTATAAACTTTGACACAAGTCTACCAACTTCACATGCA TATCTGGGCTCAGACATGGAGGAGTTTCATGGCCGTACCCTGCATGATGAGGACAGTGTGCAGAATCTGCCGGTCCTTCCCCACATTGCTCTCATTCTGATCCCAGGTCAGACGCTACCCTTGCAGCTTTTCCGACCACAGGAGGTCAGCATGTTCCGCAACCTCATAAGCCAAGACCGCACGTTTGCAGTGCTTGCACACAG TCCTGATGTGAGTGGCGCGGAGATAAAGGCAGAATTTGGGACGACTGCAGAAATCTATGCCTTTCGTGAGGAACAGGAATACGGCATAGAGACAGTGAAGATCAAAGCTGTTGGACGGCAGCGCTTCAGAGTGCATGAGATACGCACACAAGCAGATGG gattcgtCAGGCAAAAGTACAGATATTACCTGAGAGGATTCTTCCAGACCCTTTATGTGCACTGCAATTCCTGCCCCGCTTGCATATACACACACCACAGACCAAACAGTCACAAGCAACACCACCGCAGGACCGGTGCAGCCAGATTTATAGACAGGTGACTGAT AAGAAGATCCATGCTAGTATGACCTCGTGGCCTCCCTGGGTGTATGCCTTATATGACTCT AAAGCTCTCATGAGCAGAGTAAAGAAACAACTCCATGAATGGGATGAAAACCTCAAAGATGAGTCCCTGCCTACAAATCCCACAG ATTTCTCATACAGGGTGGCCGCATGTCTACCAATAGATGATGCTCTGAGACTGCAACTACTGAAGATTGGCAGTGCCATCCAGAGACTGCGCTGTGAGTTGGACATCATGGACAGG TGCACCTCTCTCTGCTGTAAACAGTGCCAGGATACAGAGATAACCAGCAAGAATGAGATCTTCAG TCTATCTCTGTATGGGCCAATGGCAGCATATGTGAATCCACATGGTTATGTTCATGAGACGCTTACAGTTTACAAGGCCAACAACCTCAACCTGATTGGACGACCTTCCACACTGCATagttggtttccagggtga